TGTCGAAGCTGGCGGTGAAGCCCTTATTCTCTCGTCTGCGCATGCGCGCGATCGCTTCCTCGATCGTACGGCCCATGACGAAGATCTCGCCCATCATGCGCATCGCCGCGCCAACCGCCTGACGGACGAACGGCTCGCCGGCCCGCGCGATCAGCTTCTTGAGCGCGCCTGCCTGCTCGCTCTCGCTGACCAGGGCGCGGCCGATGACGAGGCCCCAGGTCGCCGAATTGACCAAAGCCGAGTTGGACTTGCCCTTGTGTGCCTTCCAGTCGGCATTGCCGAGCTTGTCGGCGATGAGCAAATCGGCGGTCTCGGGATCGGGCACGCGCAGGAAGGCCTCGGCCAGCGACAGCAAGGCGATCCCTTCGGACGTGTTGAGGCGATATTCCTGGAGGAACTGGTTCACCCAGCCGCTCGCCTGGGCGCTGCGCAATTCGGCGAGCATGTCGAGCGCGCGGTTTTCGACCCGGCGGCGCGATTCGGGGCTGAGCGTGGCAGCGGGCAGAAGGTCGGCCAGCACCTCGGGCTCGGGTGCACGAAACAAACGCGAAATTTCCGCACGCGCCGATGCCGTAGCGTTCGCTTCGCCAGCCACCATCTTTGACACTCCCAAGGGGTTGAGTCTCGCCTCGGCGAGGTTCTAGACCGGCCCACTAGCGGACGAAGGCGCCCGCGACAATCACGGGGGATGCCACATGCCGGTCGCCAGTCTCGACGAGATCAGGAGCAAGGTCGGGACCGAGCTTGGCGCCTCGCCCTGGATCGCGATCAGCCAAACCGACATCGACACGTTCGCGGACGTCACCGGCGACCACCAGTTCATCCACGTCGATCCGGACGCCGCCGCGAAAACCCCGTTCGGCGGCACGGTCGCCCACGGATTCCTCACCCTGTCTCTGCTGAGCCAGATGGCTGCGAGCGTGATGCTCGTCCCCGAGACCACGAAAATGGCGGTGAATTATGGCTTCGAGAAAGTCCGCTTCATCGCGCCCGTCCGTTCGGGCAAGCGCGTGCGCGGCCATTTCACGCTGGCGTCGGCCGAGGAGAAGAAGCCCGGCCAGTGGCAGTTCGTGCACCAGGTCATCGTCGAAATACAGGACGAAGACCGTCCCGCATTGCAGGCCGACTGGATCGGCATGATATTCGTTTAAAGGAGAGAATGCCCATGACCCGCGACGCCGTCATCGTATCCACCGCCCGCACGCCGATCGGGCGCGCCTATCGCGGCGCCTTCAACGCCACGCCCTCGCCCACCCTGGCGAGCCACGCCATCCGCGCGGCCGTCGAACGCGCCGGACTCGATCCGGCCGAGATCGAGGATGTGATCATGGGCGCCGCCCTCCAGCAGGGCGTACAGACGACGATCGGCCGCACCGCGGCGCTGCGCTCGGGCCTCCCGGTCTCGGTGGCCGGCATGTCGATCGACCGTCAGTGCGCCTCGGGGCTGATGGCGATTGCGACCGCGGCCAAGCAGGTGATCGTCGATCGCATGGATGTGTGCGTCGCCGGCGGCGTCGAATCGATCTCGCTGGTCCAGACCCCCGAAATGCGGCTCGGGCCCGATCCGGACCTGCTGTCGATGCACAATGGCGTCTACATGCCGATGATCAACACGGCTGAGGTCGTGGGCAAGCGCTACAGCGTTAGCCGCCAGCAGCAGGACGAATATGCGCTGCGCTCGCAGCAGCGCACCGCCGCCGCCCAGGCCGCCGGCAAGTTCGACGACGAGATCGTCGCCGTCACCACCAAGATGATGGTGAAGGACAAGGCGACCGGCGAGACCTCCATGCAGGAAGTCACGCTCGCCAAGGACGAGGGCAATCGTCCGGAGACCACGCTCGAAGGCTTGGCATCGCTCCAACCTGTGATGGGTCCCGAAGCCATGATCACGGCCGGCAATGCCAGCCAGCTGTCGGACGGCGCCTCGGCCTGCGTGGTGATGGACGCGGGCCTCGCGGCGCAGCGCGGCCTCACGCCGCTCGGCCGCTATGTCGGCATGGCCGTCGCCGGCACCGAGCCCGACGAGATGGGAATCGGCCCCGTGTTCGCCGTGCCCAAATTGCTCAGCCGCTTCGGCCTCACCGTCGACGATATCGGGCTGTGGGAGCTGAACGAGGCCTTCGCCGTCCAGGTCCTCTATTGCCAGGACCGGCTCGGCATTCCCGACGACAAGTTGAACGTCAACGGCGGCGCGATCTCGATCGGCCATCCCTACGGCATGTCGGGCGCGCGGCTTACCGGCCACGCTCTGATCGAGGGCAAGCGCCGGGGCGCGAAATATGTCGTCGTGACGATGTGCGTCGGCGGCGGCATGGGCGCTGCCGGCCTGTTCGAAGTGCTTTGAGGAACGACGGGATGGCCGAACCACCGGCGCGGCCGTCCCGCCGCAGCGGCCCGGCATCGCTCGCGCATCGCATCCGGGTAGACGCGCACGCTGCCTGGCTGGCGGCGCGCGATCCGCGCACCCCCTGGTATGCCCGGGCGCTCGGCCTGCTGGTCGCGGCCTATGCGCTGTCGCCGATCGACCTGATTCCGGACTTCATCCCGGTTCTGGGCCTGCTCGACGAAGCGGTGCTGATACCGCTCGGCATCTGGCTGTTCCTGAAGCTGCTGCCCGACGGCCTGTTCGAGGAGCATCGCGCGGAAGCCGCGGCGGCCGCCGAGCGCCCCGGCTCGGCATTGGGCGCGCTCCTCATCGTGCTGGTCTGGTTGCTGACCGCGCTGATCGTCGCGTGGCTGCTCGGCCTCGATTTCGACTGAAGCAACCGCCGGCCCCTTCTCCCGTTATCCTTGACGAACGGAGGAGACGCAAATGCCGGTATCGAACCTGACGCTCGTCGAGCGCATCGCCCGCGTGCTGGCGGGGCGCCAGATCAGCATCAATGCCGAGGGCGACGATCCGTCGGCCGGGCCGAACGTCGACGAGACCTGGCACGAATATGTGGACGACGCTTTGTCGGTCCTGCGCACCTTGCGCGAGCCCGACCCAGTCATGGCGGCCGCCGGCGACGTCGCCGTCTGGGAACGGATGGTCGAGGCCGCGCTCCGCGTGGAACGGTCCGCCGGCACTCTGTGACGGGCTACCGGGCCGTCGAACGCTCAGCCATTATGCTGGGCGATCCAGTCCTCGACCACCGGGGCGATCCGCTCGCGCCACTTGCTGCCGTTGAAGATGCCGTAATGGCCGACGCCCGCGGCGAGATGATAGCGCTTCAGCTCCTCGGGCAGCGACGTCGAGATATTGAGCGCCGCCTTGGTCTGGCCGATGCCCGAAATGTCGTCGCGTTCGCCCTCGATCGCGAGGATGGCGATGTCGGTGATCGCCGCCGGGTCCACCCGCCGGCCGCGATGCATCAGCTCGCCCTTCGGCAGCAGGTGGCGCTGGAACACCGCGTCGACGGTCTGGAGGTAGAATTCCTCGGTCATGTCGCAGACCGAGCGATATTCCTCGTAGAAATCCTTGGTCGCGTCGGCGCTCTCGCCGTCGCCGTCGACGAGATGCTTGAACATCTCCCAATGGCTGGTGAGGTGGCTGCCGAGGTTCATCGTCATGAAGCCGGCGAGCTGTAGGAACCCCGGATAAACGTGCCGGCCCGCGCCGGGATAGGAATAAGGCACGGTCGCGATGACATTCTTCTCGAACCAGGCATGCGGGCGCTGCGTGGCCAGCGTGTTGACCGCGGTCGGCGCCTCGCGCGTGTCGATAGGTCCGCCCATCATGGTCAGCGTCTTGGGCCGCGCCGGATGCTTGTTCTCCGACATGACCGCCGCAGCGGCATAGCAAGGCACCGACGGCTGGCAGACCGCGAGCATATGCGCGCCCGGGCCGATATGTTCGAGGAAGGCGACCAAATAGTCGATATAATCGTCGAGATCGAAGCGCCCGTCGCTCAAGGGCACGAGCTTCGCGTCGCGCCAGTCGGTGATGTAGACGTCGTGCTTCGGCAGCATCCGCTCGACGGTGCCGCGCAGCAGAGTCGCATAGTGGCCGGACATCGGCGCCACGATCAGCAGGCGCGGGGAATCCTCGATCCCTTCGCGACGGAAGCGCTTCAGCTGCCCGAACGGCTTTCTTAGCACCACCTCTTCATGGACCGCGACCTCCTCGCCGTTGACGAGGGTCGTCTCGAGCCCGAATTCCGGCTTGCCCCGCGGCGCGGAGGCGTGGGCGAACACATCGAGCGCAGAGGCGACGATCGGACCCATGCCGCTGTAGGAAAACGGATTTGCGGGGTTTTGCATCCAACCGGCGCCGATATTGGCGAGGGTGCTTGCGCCGGCGAGCAGCGAGCGCTGCATTTCATACGCGTCGTATAACATTATACCTCCACCCCACCGGCACTGCATAGCGTGCGCCGCGAGGATTAATCTACCGTAATAAACCGACCGGTCGGTCAAAGGCTCCGCCGCCGTTCACGGCGGTCATGGCATTGAGGCGTCGGCGACACGCTGCTAGGCCCCGGCCATGGCCACACACACTCCGGAAGCCGAACCAACCGAACGCAAGCTCGGCAACCTCGCCATGATCTGGCGGCACGCCATCCGCTATCCCGGCCACATCGCCGCCGCGGCGCTGGCCTTGCTCGTCGCAGCCGGCGCGACGCTGGCGATTCCGGACGGCTTCCGTCGCGTCATCGACAAGGGCTTCGCCGCGGGCGGCGTCGACGTTTCGACCCATTTCTACTCTCTGTTCGGGATCGTCATCATCCTCGCCTTCGCGACGGCGGTGCGCTTCTACTTCGTCTCCTGGCTGGGCGAACGCGTGGTCGCCGACGTGCGGATCGCCGTGCAGCGCAACCTGCTCCGGCTCGAGCCACGCTTCTTCGAGGAAAACCGTCCGTCCGAGATCGCGTCGCGCCTCACCGCTGACACCGCCGTCATCGAGATGGTGGTCGGCACCACCGTTTCGGTCGCGCTGCGCAACACCGTAATGGGGTTGGGCGGGATCGCCTACCTGTTCACGCTCGCGCCCAAGCTTACCGGCGCGTTACTGCTCGGCATTCCGCTCGTGATCCTGCCGATCGTCTTCATCGGCCGGAAGCTGCGCGACGTCTCGCGCTACAGCCAGGACCGCATCGCCGACGTCGGCGCGATCGTGGCCGAGACGCTCGGGGCGATGAAGATCGTCCAAGCCTTCGGCCAGGAGCGGCGCGAGGCCGAGCGCTTCGGCGACGCGGTCGAGACTGCTTTTTCGACCGCGCGCCGCCGCATTGGCCTGCGCGCCGTGATGACCGCGATCGTGATCGCTTTGATGTTCGGATCAATCACTCTGGTCATGTGGCAGGCCGCGATCGACGTAGCCGCGGGACGCCTGACCGGGGGGACCGTCGCCGCCTTCGTCTTCACCGGCGCGCTCGTCGCCGGCGCCTTCGGCGCCCTGACCGAGGTTTACGGCGAATTGCTCCGCGGCGCCGGCGCGGCGGGGCGTCTCGCCGAGCTCATGGCCGCCGTGCCCGAGATCAAGCCTCCGGCCGCTCCGGCGGCCCTCCCGCAGCCAGCATTGGGCGCGCTCAGCTTCGATCGCGTCACGTTCCACTATCCCACCCGCCCGGAGGTCAGTGCACTCAACGATTTCAGCCTGGACGTGCGGCCGGGCGAGACGGTGGCCGTGGTCGGCGCATCGGGCGCGGGCAAGACCACGCTGTTCCAGCTCGCGCAGCGTTTCTACGACCCCGAGCACGGCCAGATCCGCCTCGACGGCGTCGACCTGCGCACCGCAGACCCGGCCGACATTCGCGGCCGCATCGCAGTCGTGCCGCAGGAAACCGTGATCTTCGCCGCCTCGGCACGCGACAATCTGCGCTACGGCCAGTGGGACGCCCACGACGACGCTCTGTGGGCCGCCGCCGAGGCCGCCAACGCCGCCGAGTTCCTCCGCAAGCTTCCGGGCGGGCTCGACACCTTCATGGGCGAGGGCGGCGCCCGCCTCTCGGGCGGCCAGCGCCAGCGCATGGCGATCGCGCGCGCCATCCTGCGCGACGCCCCCCTGCTGCTGCTCGACGAGGCGACCTCGGCGTTGGACGCGGAATCCGAGCGCCTGGTCCAGGCGTCCTTGGAGAAGCTCGTCGAAGGGCGCACGACGATGGTCATTGCCCACCGCCTCGCCACCGTGCGGGCGGCCGACCGCATCGTCGTCATGGACCAGGGCCGCATCGTGGAGGAAGGCACGCACGACAGCCTGACGGCGCAGGGCGGGCTCTACGCCCGTCTGGCCCGGCTCCAGTTCGAAGGGCTCGCCGCTTAGGAACCCTCCGCGGGGCTCCGCTAGGACTTCGCGCCCGTGCCGGCGACGGGGATCGTCTCGATGTGCGTGCGGAAGTCGGCGATCAGCGGCCGACCCTTTGCGATCGCCGCCTTCACCGCCGGCAGGCCGAGCGAGGCCGCGTGGCTGGCCTTGTCCGTCCACACCTCGGTGATCCAGATCGCGTCGGCGTCCTTGGCGTCGAGCGCCACGACGTAGCGGATGCAGCCCGGCATGTCGGCCGTTCCTTCGGCAAGGATCGCGACCAGCTGGTCCCGCTTGCCAGGCACGGCCATAATCTGGCCGATCAATCCGTACATTCCGTCCCCCGTTGCAGCTGCAATGGCCCCGTCCGGCCAGGCCGTCCAGGTGCCGGCCGCAGCCATGCCGAGGAGCGTCTCGCGTCGTGAAAGGTCCATCGCTCGGGCTTAGCAGCCGCGCGCGATGTCGGACAGCCTCGCAACGAAAAAGGGCGGCCCCGCAGGACCGCCCTTTAAACCATCGGCGCCGGAGCGCTTAGAAGGTTGCGTAAGCCTCGTTGCCGACGAAGCCCATCGCCGTGACGTTGGCGCGCTTCGTAATCGCGAGCACCTCGTCGACGACTTCATAGCGAGCCTCCGGATGCGGCTGCAGGTGCAGCTCCGGGGTCGGCGTCATCGTCGTCGTGATGTCGAGATACTGACGCAGCGTCACCGCATCGACCGGCGCACCGTTCCAGAACACCGTGCCGGCCGGATCGATCGTGATCTTGTTCTTGACCGGATCGATCGGCGGCGGGTTGGTCTGGTCCTGGCTGTCGACCGGGAGGTCGAGCTTCACGGCGTGGGTCTGGATCGGGATGGTGATGATGAACATGATGAGAAGAACCAGCATGACGTCGATAAGCGGCGTCGTGTTGATGTCCATCATCGGTTCGCCTTCGGCGCCACCAGTTGACATAGCCATCGAATGTTACTCCTGGGTCTGCGCTTAGATGCGGCCACCGCCGGAGCCCGGCGGCGGTTCGGAGATGAAGCCGACGCGGGCGAAGCCGGCGCGCTGCATCGTGAAGACCGCACCACCGATGCACTTGTACGGCGTGTTGACGTCGCCGCGGATGTGCGCCTCCGGCATGTTTTCCTCGGTCAGGTTCTCGACGCCGCCGACCCGCACAATCTCGGCTTCAAGCTTCTTGACCGCGCGGTCGAGCAGCTGTTCCGAATCGACCTTGCTCAGGCCCCAATAGACCTCGCAGCCACCAGCGCCGTCACCGCGCACGGAGAGCGAAACGTTCTCCGGCTTGGTCTGCGTCGGTTCGAAGGCGACCTTCGGAAGCGCGACCGGAACCGTCTGGACCACGACCGGAACGGTGATGAGGAAGATGATCAGGAGCACCAGCATGACGTCGACGAGCGGCGTCGTGTTGATGTCCGACATCGGTGTCTCTTCGCCAGTTTCCTCTGGGCCGACACTCATGGCCATAGTTGAAAAATCCTATCCTAATCCGTCTCATGGCGCCGACAGAGCCGGCGAAGCCCTGGCGGGACGGCCGGGGCCGCCCCGCCTTCGTTGCTTAGAGCTTCTTCGGGCTGGCCGTGGTGGTCCCGGTGGCGCTGCCGGTGGCAGTGGTCGCCGGCTTGGCCGGGGCCGCACCTGCACGAGCCGCCGTGACCGGCTTCACCGCGCCACCCGACATCATGTAGCCATGAATGTCGTTGGTGAAGCGGGCGAGCTCCTCGAGAACCGCCTTGTTGCGGCGCATCAGCCAGTTGTAGGCAAGCACGGCCGGAACGGCGACGGCGAGGCCGAGCGCGGTCATGATCAGAGCTTCACCGACCGGGCCGGCGACGGCGTCGATCGAGGCCTGACCGGCGGCGCCGATCTTGATGAGCGCGCGGTAGATGCCGATGACGGTACCGAATAGACCGATGAACGGTGCGGTCGAACCGACGGTGGCGAGCAGCGCGAGGCCGTTCGACAGCTTCGAGGCGATGGCGCCCTGGCTGCGAGCGAGCGAACCAAGCATCCAGTCATGCTGATCGATGGGGTCGGTCAGCTTGTTGTGCTGCTCCTGGGCGATGACGGCATCGTCGACAATCTGGCGATAGGCGCTGTTCTTCTCGAGCTTGGTGGCACCCTCGCGCAGGTTTGCGGCCTGCCAGAAGCTGGTGCGAGCGCGCTTGCCCTGGTTGAGGATCTTCTGCTGCTCGAAGAGCTTGACGAAGAGGATGTACCAGGAAGCGGCCGACATGACGACCAGGATCAGGAAGGTCGCCCAGGCAATGGTACCGCCCTGTTCGAGCGCGGCCATCAGGCCATAGGGATTCTCGCCGCCAGGGGCTGCTGCGGGGTTGGCCATCTTAAAACGTTCCTCTCATAGCAAATTTGCAAATTATAGCGTGTGCGAAGCTCAGCTCAGTCCGTCGGGATGCGCCACACGATACGGCTCGAGACCGAGTCGGTGGTCGGGTTCCCATCACTGTCACGGGCCGGCGTGAACTTTGCGCGGCGCATAAGCAGTTTGCAGGTGGCCTGATCCAGCGCGGACGAGCCGCTCGAGGACGTAACCGAGCAATTGGTAGGACGCCCATCCGGACCCACGTCGAGACGGAAACCGGTGGTGCCCTGCTCCTCGTTGCGGAGCGCGGACGCCGGATAGTCGTCGTTCGAGAAGAGCGACGCCAAATTGGCGCGTGCCTTCGCGGGCTGGACCTTCTTCGGCGGCGGCGGCGGAGCCGGCGGAGCTGGCGGAGCCGGTGGCGCGGTCGGCGTGATCACCGGCGGCGGCGCTTCCCGGACGACCTGCACCTGCGGCGGAGCCACGTTGGTGCGAACGATCGGCGGCGGCGACACGACGGGTGGCGGCTCCATCGGAACGTCAGGCGGCGGGGGCGGCGGCTCTTCAGGGGGCGGCGGTTCCTCAGTGACGTCGAACGTCTTGAGGTCCTTGGCCACCGCCTTCACCACATTATAGGCCAGGCCCGTGATGAAAGCGTAGCCGAGAAGAGCGTGCAGCAATGCCACGACGACGATCGCCGTGATGCGGCCTGAGCTCATCTTTTGATCAGCATAGGACATTAATCAGCCACACTCCCTCTCTCAATTTCCTGCGGTCTCCGGCAGCAGCACAAACGCAGCCGGGCCATTACGGGTCCATCCATGTCTTAACATATCATGGGCTGGGCCGTGTCTCTATCGCGACATGTTTCGGGGCGCAATCCTCCTGTGGGTCCCCGTATACGATATCGAAAAATCGCCGTAATCGCCCGTTAAGGCGGCAAAACTTATGGAAAACGAGGGTTTAGCGTCGATGCGCGGGTCGGGAGTAACAATGTTGTCACTAAAATTTATGGTTCCATTCGCCCTGATTTGGGTCGCAACGGGATCCCACGCCGAATCACCGGCCCAAGTTGCGGATTCGCTGACCTATGCCGATCTCGCCGATCTTGCCCTGCCCGCGCCTGTCGTGGCCCATGTCCAACTGCGTAGCGCGACCCGGCTGAAGCCCGCGCAGGCCCCGGACCTGCCGGCGGGCATCTCCCGCTTCTACGTGCAGGCCGACGTGATTTCGCTGATCCGCGGCGCCCAGGGTCTCCCCACGCGCGTTTCCTATCTGGCCGACGTGCCGGATGTCGGCGGAAAGCCGGCCAAGCTGGCGAAGAAGAGCCAATATATAGCACTGGCGGCGACCGTTCCCGGCCGGCCCGGAGAGCTGCAGTTGCAGGGCGCCGGCGCCCATCTCCCCTACACGGCCGCCCGCGCCGAGCAGGTGCGCGCGATCCTGCAGGAGGCGACCCGCGCAGGCGCGCCGCCGCGCATCACGGGCATCGGCCGCGCCTTCCATGTCCCGGGCTCGCTCCCGGGCGAGAGCGAGACCCAGATCTTCCTGCGCACTGCGGACAACGAGCCGGTGTCGCTCTCCGTGCTGCGCCGCCCGGGCCAGACGCCGCGTTGGGCCGTGGCGCTGAGCGAGATCGTCGATGATGCCGCCGCGCCGCCGCAGCCGAACAGCCTGCTCTGGTACCGGCTCGCCTGCTCGCTCCCGGCCGCTTTGCCCTCGCAGAGCTACGCGGAAGGCGAGACCGAACATGCCGGCGCGATCCAGGCGGATTACCGGCTGATCAAGGAGCGGCTCGGCCCCTGCGCGCGCAGCCGCAGCTAGAAGGAAGCGAGATCGACCCCGACTCCCGCACAGTCCGGATAGATGTCCGGCTTGCGGGAGGAGACGCGCAAGGCCGTGACGCCGCGGCGGGTGGCAACCAGGTCGTAGATCTCGCGCACGAACGTTTCCTGCAGGTTGAAGCGGCGACCCTTCGCGACCCGCAATATCTCCGTCCGCAGGAAGTCGTAATCCCAAGCCCCGCCGGCATCGTCGTCCGATTCGAAATAGACCGCCTCGACCCACACTTCGACGGTGACGTAGAGGCGCTGCGGCGCGCCGATCTCGAAATCGTGGAAGCCGATGTCGACCGGCAGGCAGAAGTCCTCGAGCACGATCTTGCGCGTGCGCGGGGCAAGCCGGTCGGGAACGAGCCCTTCGATAGGGACAATCCGGGTCATGCTTCGGGCTCCAGAAACTGCACGTCGCGCGGCAGGCCGAGGAATCGCTGGCCGCCGTCGAGGGTGATGGTTTGCCCGGTATAAGTCGGGGTCGCGACGATGAAGCGCAAGGCAGCGACGATCTCGCCCACATCGACGCCGCGCCGGAGCGCATTCATCGCGTGCACCTGATCGAAATTCTCGCGGCTCTGCGGCCCGGATACGAGCGTCACCGAGGGCGCGATGCCGCACACGCGGATGCCGCGCGCCGCATAAACACGGGCCAGCAATTCGGTCAGCCCCGCCAGCCCGATCTTCGAGACCGTGTAGCTGAAGAAATCGGGATTGGGCTGGGCGAGCTTGGCGTCGAGCAGGTTGACGATGAGCCCGCCGCCCTGCCCGGCCTTGGCAGCGAAGGCCTGCGACAGCAAAGCCGGCGCGCGCAGGTTCACGGCCTGGTGCATGTCCCAGAGATCGAGCGTGAAATCGTCGGCCGCGTCGTAGACGAAACGCGAGGCATTGTTGACCAGCAGCCGCGGCGGCGGCAGCCCGTCGAGCGCCGCAATGATCGTCGCAGCAGCATCGGACCGGGCAAGGTCGGCCGCGACGACGGTGGCTTGGCCCAGCTCCGCGGCGAGCGATCGGGCCTCGTCTTCGGAATCATGGCAATGGATGAGGACGTGCCAGCCGTCTTCCGCAAGCGCGCGGCTGATCGCCGCGCCGATCCGCTTGGCCCCACCGGTGACGATGGCGCTCCGCGGTCCCTGAAACTCTGCCGTCATGCGCCGGGCGATAAGGCGACGCCCGGCCTGCGGCAAGCGTGCGGCTTGCTGCGCCCGGCATCAATCGCCTAATCCCGGCTGCGATGCCTGCCCCAATCCTCCCTTCGGACCTCACCGGCCTCTCGCTCGCCGACATCGCCCGGATGGCCGACGAGCGGCGACTGCCGCCGGTGGAAAGCTGGAACCCCACGCATTGCGGCCACAGCGCGATGCGCATCGCGCGCGACGGGACCTGGTTCCACGAAGGCAGCCCAATCGGCCGCCCCGCCATGGTACGGCTCTTCTCGACCATCCTCCGCCGCGAGCCCGATGGCGGCTTCGTGCTGGTGACGCCGGTCGAGAAGCTCGACATCGACGTCGAGGACGCGCCGTTCGTCGCGGTCGAGGTCAAGAGCGAGGGCGATGGGCGGGATCGCTCGCTCGCCTTCCGCCTCAACACCGGCGACATGGTGATCGCCGGACCGGATCATCCGCTGCGTTTCGGCTCCGACCATCCTTATGTCGAGGTGCGAAAAGGGCTCGATGCGCTCGTTGCCCGACCGGTTTATTACGAACTGGCCGAGCTCGCGCTGGGGGAAGGCGGAGACCAGCCGGGGCTTTGGAGCAATGGCGCCTTCTTTCCGATGGGGAGCGGGGCGTGACCCTCGCCGCGACCCTGCGCGAAGCGCTGGAGCTTGGCCATCGGCGCGACCCGATCCTGCTTGAGGGCGACCCGTTCGACCGCGACGCCGACCCGGCCCAGGCGGTCACCCCGGCCGCGGTCCTGGTGCCAGTGGTCGACCGGCCCGAACCGACCGTGATCCTCACCGTCCGCACCGACACGGTACGCCGCCATGCCGGTCAGATCGCATTTCCGGGCGGTCGCATCGACCCCCAAGACGACGGCGCGATAGCAGGCGCGCTGCGCGAGGCGGAGGAGGAGATCGCCCTGCCCCGCTCCGCCGTCGAGGTAATCGGCATCGGCGACCGTTACCGCACGATCACCGGCTATGAGGTGACCCCGGTCGTCGGCGTCGTCCGCCCCGGGATCGACCTGCGGCCGCAACCCGCCGAAGTCGCCGCCATCTTCGAGGCGCCGCTTCACTACCTCCTTCGTCCGGAGCACCAGATCATCCGCACAATCATGTGGCAGGGCAGCGAACGCTCTTATTATGAAATCGAATGGGAAGGCCGTCGCATCTGGGGCGCGACCGCGGCGATGATCGTCAACCTCAGCCGCCGGCTGGCGCTGGTCGCATGAAGCTCGATCCCGCACCCTGGCAAACGCAGCCCG
This portion of the Sphingomonas sp. LY54 genome encodes:
- a CDS encoding DUF1285 domain-containing protein; translated protein: MPAPILPSDLTGLSLADIARMADERRLPPVESWNPTHCGHSAMRIARDGTWFHEGSPIGRPAMVRLFSTILRREPDGGFVLVTPVEKLDIDVEDAPFVAVEVKSEGDGRDRSLAFRLNTGDMVIAGPDHPLRFGSDHPYVEVRKGLDALVARPVYYELAELALGEGGDQPGLWSNGAFFPMGSGA
- a CDS encoding SDR family NAD(P)-dependent oxidoreductase gives rise to the protein MTAEFQGPRSAIVTGGAKRIGAAISRALAEDGWHVLIHCHDSEDEARSLAAELGQATVVAADLARSDAAATIIAALDGLPPPRLLVNNASRFVYDAADDFTLDLWDMHQAVNLRAPALLSQAFAAKAGQGGGLIVNLLDAKLAQPNPDFFSYTVSKIGLAGLTELLARVYAARGIRVCGIAPSVTLVSGPQSRENFDQVHAMNALRRGVDVGEIVAALRFIVATPTYTGQTITLDGGQRFLGLPRDVQFLEPEA
- a CDS encoding CoA pyrophosphatase, with protein sequence MTLAATLREALELGHRRDPILLEGDPFDRDADPAQAVTPAAVLVPVVDRPEPTVILTVRTDTVRRHAGQIAFPGGRIDPQDDGAIAGALREAEEEIALPRSAVEVIGIGDRYRTITGYEVTPVVGVVRPGIDLRPQPAEVAAIFEAPLHYLLRPEHQIIRTIMWQGSERSYYEIEWEGRRIWGATAAMIVNLSRRLALVA
- a CDS encoding dihydroneopterin aldolase, whose protein sequence is MTRIVPIEGLVPDRLAPRTRKIVLEDFCLPVDIGFHDFEIGAPQRLYVTVEVWVEAVYFESDDDAGGAWDYDFLRTEILRVAKGRRFNLQETFVREIYDLVATRRGVTALRVSSRKPDIYPDCAGVGVDLASF